The following coding sequences are from one Haploplasma axanthum window:
- a CDS encoding trypsin-like peptidase domain-containing protein: MKKKIFIVISILLLVITLVSCKSLLGGNTAKYSSNDDYEKLVINNADKINSTTVSLINSDNENSAIGSAVVYKKDKGLTKDTFYAITSANIIIENGKKLRVLTSRASTSEVVTSYTYNEEYGIGLIEFKSNFKLNVAEISDASKLSKVEIGQTITSIGTTANLDNFNTFKTGIVTNLVSYNNLQDYAFTHDAANNAGELGSGVFNLEGKLIGINIEKKYYKTKLLNGTYNVLGLNTAVKIDRIANSLDSLKIDEQSVELPNSFFESNNNEYKETNYSSYEKAIIEVNKKVSPSIATIVQGVEYATGLVYKKNNNTYSILTKKFESTIGMIISVNGKEYSNLNLININDKISVIELNTADDILVYNSTVINSSKGIELVNGQKILTVGTIDSRYVNSLNQGTLSKNDFTNQIFMHDGKFNLGQEGAPIFNLNGELLGINLYKENTVTTSEGEIVAEGLGYAYNINYLVPELLNLENELEITNLYQSNVDYEKKIIDVVNKAYDSTVTVSTETGHGSGIIFKKEVVNNVNRYYVLTNEHVVEKAKNISISFNGKNNYITALDYQTTTLYDMSIVRFESVNDYQVYNSKVINNDENIGYSIGQTAIAIGTPMSDSLNGYVTVGSLSTTEKQYRTVSKLGLIQDVAINPGNSGGPLFNLNGELMGLNVSKLLTYDTSKGRLFAERVGTSLNINVLKTQVNYSTYLTMTKTPKLGVKISQVETLITNKTLSEDEMNKIARHTDGLVVVGTDEARGSYNQLLEYDLIIAAEGRTVRTQNDLVNIVSNMVFGQEYSVKVLRNVNNKTQEITVKVVIK, encoded by the coding sequence ATGAAAAAGAAAATATTTATAGTTATAAGTATACTACTTTTAGTAATAACTTTGGTATCTTGTAAAAGTTTATTAGGGGGTAATACTGCTAAATATTCTAGTAATGATGATTATGAGAAACTAGTTATTAATAACGCGGATAAAATTAATTCTACAACAGTTTCTTTAATAAACTCTGATAATGAAAATTCTGCAATTGGATCGGCAGTTGTTTATAAAAAAGATAAAGGATTAACAAAAGATACTTTTTATGCTATTACATCAGCAAATATAATTATTGAAAACGGAAAAAAATTACGTGTCTTAACTTCAAGAGCCTCAACATCTGAGGTTGTAACTAGTTATACATATAACGAAGAATATGGAATTGGTCTAATTGAATTTAAATCTAATTTCAAATTAAATGTTGCTGAGATTAGTGATGCATCAAAACTATCAAAAGTTGAGATTGGCCAAACGATAACTTCAATTGGAACAACAGCAAACCTAGATAACTTTAATACATTTAAAACAGGGATTGTAACTAATCTAGTTTCATACAATAATCTTCAAGATTATGCATTTACTCATGATGCTGCTAATAATGCTGGAGAATTAGGATCAGGTGTTTTTAACTTAGAAGGTAAGTTGATTGGTATAAATATTGAAAAGAAATATTATAAAACTAAACTTCTAAATGGTACATATAATGTTTTAGGACTTAATACAGCTGTTAAGATTGATCGAATTGCAAATTCATTAGATAGTTTAAAAATTGATGAACAATCTGTTGAATTACCAAATAGCTTCTTTGAATCAAATAATAATGAGTATAAAGAAACAAATTATAGTTCATATGAAAAAGCAATAATTGAAGTTAATAAAAAAGTAAGTCCTAGTATTGCAACAATTGTCCAAGGTGTGGAATATGCTACTGGACTAGTATACAAAAAAAATAATAATACATACTCTATTTTGACTAAAAAGTTTGAATCAACAATTGGTATGATAATAAGTGTTAATGGAAAAGAGTATAGCAATCTTAACCTTATTAATATTAATGATAAAATATCTGTTATTGAATTAAATACTGCTGATGATATTTTAGTTTATAATAGTACAGTAATTAATTCTAGCAAAGGGATAGAACTTGTTAACGGTCAAAAGATTCTAACTGTTGGAACAATTGATTCAAGATATGTAAATAGTTTGAATCAAGGAACTTTGTCTAAAAATGATTTTACAAATCAAATATTTATGCATGATGGTAAATTTAATTTAGGACAAGAAGGTGCTCCAATCTTTAACTTAAATGGTGAATTATTAGGGATTAATCTATACAAAGAAAATACCGTGACAACATCTGAAGGAGAAATAGTTGCTGAAGGATTAGGTTATGCATACAATATTAATTATTTGGTTCCTGAATTATTAAATCTTGAGAATGAGTTAGAAATTACAAATCTTTATCAATCAAATGTTGATTATGAAAAGAAAATAATTGATGTTGTTAATAAGGCATATGATTCAACAGTTACTGTTTCAACTGAAACAGGACATGGTTCTGGAATAATCTTTAAGAAAGAAGTAGTAAATAACGTTAATAGATATTACGTTTTAACGAACGAACATGTTGTTGAGAAAGCAAAAAATATTTCAATATCTTTCAATGGTAAAAACAACTATATTACTGCCCTTGATTATCAAACAACTACATTATATGATATGTCTATTGTAAGATTTGAATCAGTAAATGATTATCAAGTTTATAACTCGAAAGTTATTAATAATGATGAAAATATTGGATATTCTATAGGTCAAACTGCGATTGCTATTGGTACACCAATGAGTGATTCATTAAATGGTTATGTAACAGTTGGTAGTTTATCGACAACTGAAAAACAGTATAGAACAGTATCTAAACTTGGACTTATTCAAGATGTTGCTATTAATCCTGGTAATAGTGGTGGTCCATTATTTAACCTTAATGGCGAGTTGATGGGATTAAATGTTTCGAAATTATTAACATATGATACTTCTAAAGGAAGATTGTTTGCTGAGAGAGTTGGGACAAGTCTAAATATAAATGTTTTAAAAACACAAGTGAATTATAGTACATATTTAACAATGACTAAAACTCCAAAACTTGGTGTAAAAATTAGTCAAGTAGAAACATTAATTACTAATAAAACATTAAGTGAAGATGAAATGAATAAAATAGCTAGACATACTGATGGATTAGTTGTTGTTGGAACTGATGAGGCACGTGGATCATATAATCAATTACTTGAATATGATTTAATTATTGCTGCTGAAGGTAGAACTGTTAGAACACAAAATGATCTTGTAAATATTGTTTCAAATATGGTTTTTGGTCAAGAATATAGTGTGAAAGTATTAAGAAATGTTAATAACAAAACTCAAGAAATTACTGTCAAGGTCGTTATAAAATAA